The nucleotide window TCAGTTGTGTTTATGTGACTATCAGTGCATGTCAAATAACAAATTAAACACTCACATGGGGGCCACCAGGCATGGGTGGAGCACCAGAAGGTCCTGAAGGCACTTGATAAGGATTACTGGGAGTGGGATAGAGTCCTGGTGTGGGATATGATCCTGCAGGGGCAGGATATGCCGGCGGACCCCAGGCTCCTGGTGGAACAGTGCCCCATGGAACAGGTGGTGCTGATCCTGGTgcttggggaggaggaggagtggaATATGGCCCTGGAGACGGGTATGGCATATTAGGGGTAGGATACTGCCCTCCCATTCCTGGTGCCCAAGGTCCAGAAGACATGGATCCCCATGGACCTAACGGACCAGCTGCAGCAGGATCTGTGGGTGCACCGTATGGTCGTGGAAGCTCTGGGAAGGGCATATTTGGTGTAGGATATGGCCCAGTGGGGCCTGGGCCTGGCACAGATGGGGCTGGATAAGGACCACCAGGTGGGGGGCATGATGGTCCAGAAGGAGGAAAGGGTGTTGGGGGTCCTGGAGGTGGCCCAGTGGGAGGCACAGAGGGATACATTCCTGTTGGTGCTGGTCCAAAAGGCACAGTGGAGGGTGTTGCACTTGGAGGGAGTCCAGATGGCACAGAAGGTGGAGCACTTGGATTATTCCAAGGGTTGGACCCCGGCCAGCTCTGAGGAGGTTGGCCAGGTTTTGTATTGCTCACAGCAGAAGTTTTGGCAGGGGAATGTTCAGGTAGCGCATCTGCCAACTGCAATGCAAAACAGGCATCTCTTATCAGTCTTATTCACAGATAAGTCATGTCAAACATGACTGATTATAAACCTATAAAGGACAGTTAAGGTATAGGGCCAGGGATTATAAAGCTCTATAACATCTTCAAAAACTACGCTGTTCAGTTTAACAGCAATTCATTTAATATAAACTTGAGGGGTCACCATGAATGTCAACTTTATGCAAATTCCTCAGAGAAGCTCAAATTTTCTCAACAGAATTAATCAACATACTGTGGAACTGAATCCTGGCTTTACCTCAAAGTTATAtactctctctgagcttcagtttcctcatttttcaaaataaaccaTTTAGAGGTTACCAGtggtttaaatgagataattcataAAATACACTTAACACAGTGCTGGTATATAACTTTCAGTAAATGCTGGCTATTATTAACACTAccagattaaaagagaaaaatagaagttaacacctaaaaattttttaacctAAGGATTTGtaatgaaacaaatcctacagaatgccatttcaaacatattttatatCTAAGTAAATTAATGCAAATGATCTAaatcacacaccaaaaaaaaaatccaataatcACAATAAAGCATCTCTTTGATGTTAGAAGACTTATGGCCAACAGTTAGGACTATGTTGTTTTTCTTAAGAGCCAAAAAACTTACGAAAGATAAATGCATCAACTTACTGAAAATTCATCAGACATTttcctaagaaagaaagaaaaaaggagtatTTCAAGATTAGTGTTTACCATTTCTTATATATTCTTTAAAGAACTTTGTATGCAtacattatttttacttaaatggAATCAACCATTTATGTaatgtgtttttctttatgtAGGAAAATTTTCCATAATAGTTCATATATTTCTATAAACATCATCCCTTTTTACTGGATACACatcatacaaaagtaaactataATTTAGTTTACACTCTTATTTTTGTGGCAATTTAGGCTTTTTGCATTTtgagttgttttaaaaaatgatacagtGAACATCTCTGAACACATTATCTTTGTGTCCATCACcaggataaaaacacaagaattGAATTTTCAGTCAATAGATAGGGTTACCTAAAATCCATCTCAGAAGTCCATGCCAATTTAAATTTCCCTGCCAATTTACACTGATTCCCTTTTTTTTTACTCCTCCTCACCACTGGATATTAAGTTTGTAAATCATTTTCAGTTACAATAGATTTAAAATTGTATTCTGTTGTTTTAACTTACATTAAGTAGAAAAATAAGGCATCTTTTAATTTAATACCccatttgtaattctttttctgtgaatttgCCCATGTCTTTTGACCACtttcatcaatttttaaaattgaagtgtaATTAACAATAAAATGCACTGATCTTAAGTGTCATCAATAAGCTCTAACAACTGTGTATGTCCCTGTAACCACCCAAGATACTGAACATTTCCCTCAATTCAGGTTTACTGAGGCTACTTTCTAATCAACTCCCTTCTCAGTCAGTAATTGCTTTCATAGTTTTTGCTTGTTCTTTGACTTCATATAAACAGTAATACAGTATGTTATTCTTTGCCTTTGATCAATTTGTTACTTAGTAccacagctttttttttaatgctttgtaaGACAGCAAGGAGATTAACTCATATGAGACAAAAAAATTCACTATGCTTTCTAATAGTATTTATACGGTTtgacttatttaaaattttcgTTTTTTCTTCTGAACAATAATAACTGAATAATCTATCTTTTCTCAACTGATTTGACAAGCTACCTTTAACACATTCTAATGCTGTTACTGACAAGAAAAGAACTTTATCAAGTTAACTTGtttaaggtcacagagctagtgacAAGTAAAGGGTTCAAACCCAGTTACAGCACTTATTTTTTTTAGTACAATTTGGTTATCATGAGGAATGATAAAGAAAAGATTATGCAATTGATTAAGTCACTACTGCTGTAACTTTGCTTTATATTTTGAATACCAAAAACACATCTTGAATGTACAGCAAATACAATCATCCATTCATTCCCATGTTAAGGTttgtttcataataaaatgttacatGACAACAACAAATTCTTAGAATTAACACTTGAAACTATGCATGACAAGTTTAAAGTCTACGTCAGACTAACAAGCTTTTCAAGCAGGGTGAGTCTTTCTGAAATAGAAAATGGTTCTGTATGAAAGTTCACATCACTTCTGGAGCAGAGAAACCCATTCAATACCAAAACCCATTCAATACCAAAGCAACCCATTCAATTTTACATGGTCTTGCTGTGTTAAGTTTTCAGTATTACTCTTTTCCTAGTTTTTGAAGAACGTATGTATATAACATAATGTTAATTAGTCATAGAATTCCATTAAAGTATTAAATTATTCCCTAAGTTAATAATATTAAGCTGATTCACAACTTCGGctttcaaaaattttaagtttaaaagcAAGTCCTGGAAAATATACAAGGTACTAGAATCTTATGATTAAAATGATGAAGccctgtaatggggtttgtgggggggacttggtgaaggggggagcctagtaaacataatgttcttcatgtaattgtagattaatgataccaaaaaaaataatgaagcccTGACCACAGGGATTAGAAATCGGTCACTTCCTTCTCCACAGCACTGTGTAGTGAAATCAGCTATTCTCCACGCCTGGTATAGTGTTCATATTAATTGGAAACATTCCAATTTACTCTTGGGatactttcataataaaaaggaaaaaataaagaggtgGGCATCAGTGCTTCAAAATGAGAAGAgttgtggaatgtaaaaaaaaaaaatctagattaaaaaaaaaaattattccaatTCCAAAACATCCGGATAATGCTAATTTTTAAGATGAGGCTAATAATGCACCCTTGAAATggccaaaaaaaaagaaggtttATAGTCAAGAaagcctttttttatttttggaataatCTAAAGCTATTACTTCCAAAACTTTCCATTACTACTTCATGGCAGGCTCAATGCATCACCTAAAaagtaatcattttattttcGGAGCAGC belongs to Manis pentadactyla isolate mManPen7 chromosome 11, mManPen7.hap1, whole genome shotgun sequence and includes:
- the MAPK1IP1L gene encoding MAPK-interacting and spindle-stabilizing protein-like; translated protein: MSDEFSLADALPEHSPAKTSAVSNTKPGQPPQSWPGSNPWNNPSAPPSVPSGLPPSATPSTVPFGPAPTGMYPSVPPTGPPPGPPTPFPPSGPSCPPPGGPYPAPSVPGPGPTGPYPTPNMPFPELPRPYGAPTDPAAAGPLGPWGSMSSGPWAPGMGGQYPTPNMPYPSPGPYSTPPPPQAPGSAPPVPWGTVPPGAWGPPAYPAPAGSYPTPGLYPTPSNPYQVPSGPSGAPPMPGGPHSYH